In Chryseobacterium camelliae, one DNA window encodes the following:
- a CDS encoding 3-hydroxyacyl-CoA dehydrogenase NAD-binding domain-containing protein, whose protein sequence is MKKVGIIGAGTMGIGIAQVAATNGCKVWVYDANAKQVETATLGLEKTLTKLVDKQKISGEKMTEILSNISIATELKDFKDCELVIEAIIENKEIKTKVFTELENHVSETCIIGSNTSSISITSLGSELKHPERFIGIHFFNPAPLMPLVEVIPSLLTEKSLPEKIYNLMKDWGKTPVIAKDIPGFIVNRIARPYYGEGLRMVEENIATPEQVDDAMRTLGNFKMGPFELMDLIGVDVNFSVTTTVYKDYFYDPKYKPSLLQQRMSEAKLHGRKTGKGFYDYAEGSTKPEPQKDEALYQQIFLRIISMLINEAVEAKRLGIASDQDLELAMQKGVNYPKGLLAWGQQIGYEKISETLQGLYEEYQEERYRQSPLLRKL, encoded by the coding sequence ATGAAAAAAGTAGGAATCATCGGTGCCGGAACTATGGGAATAGGCATCGCACAGGTAGCCGCTACAAACGGATGCAAAGTATGGGTGTATGACGCGAATGCCAAACAGGTGGAAACGGCAACCCTCGGTCTGGAAAAAACACTGACCAAATTGGTTGATAAACAGAAAATTTCAGGTGAGAAAATGACTGAAATTTTATCTAACATCTCCATCGCTACAGAACTGAAGGACTTTAAAGACTGCGAACTGGTCATCGAAGCCATCATTGAAAATAAAGAAATTAAAACGAAGGTATTCACGGAACTGGAAAACCACGTTTCCGAAACCTGTATCATCGGTTCTAATACCTCATCCATTTCCATCACCTCCCTTGGCTCGGAACTGAAACATCCTGAACGTTTCATCGGAATCCACTTTTTCAACCCTGCGCCCCTGATGCCATTGGTAGAAGTAATCCCATCTTTACTGACTGAAAAATCATTGCCGGAAAAGATCTACAACCTTATGAAAGACTGGGGGAAAACACCGGTTATCGCTAAAGATATCCCGGGATTTATCGTAAACAGGATTGCACGTCCATATTACGGAGAAGGACTGAGGATGGTAGAAGAAAACATCGCTACACCGGAACAGGTGGATGATGCCATGAGAACTTTAGGGAATTTTAAAATGGGACCGTTTGAACTGATGGACCTTATCGGAGTGGATGTGAATTTCTCTGTAACCACAACGGTATATAAAGATTATTTCTACGATCCGAAATACAAGCCGTCTTTATTGCAGCAAAGAATGTCCGAAGCCAAGCTTCACGGTAGAAAAACAGGAAAAGGGTTCTATGATTATGCGGAAGGATCAACGAAACCCGAACCTCAAAAGGATGAGGCACTTTACCAGCAGATTTTCCTGAGAATCATCTCCATGCTTATCAATGAAGCGGTAGAAGCCAAAAGATTAGGCATTGCCAGTGATCAGGATCTTGAATTGGCTATGCAGAAAGGCGTAAATTACCCGAAAGGATTATTGGCTTGGGGACAGCAAATCGGATACGAGAAAATCTCTGAAACCCTGCAAGGTCTTTACGAAGAATATCAGGAAGAAAGGTACAGGCAAAGCCCATTGCTTAGAAAACTGTAA
- a CDS encoding alpha/beta hydrolase-fold protein has product MLGLSAIVSAQNSNVKPLTIGEIRTFKSKILNEERTLNIYLPQNFDKTKSYPVIYLLDGSMNEDFISCYRTDSVFQSDVFDAGNNCGRNSQY; this is encoded by the coding sequence ATGCTTGGGCTCTCAGCTATAGTTTCAGCCCAGAACAGCAACGTAAAACCGCTAACAATCGGTGAAATCAGAACGTTTAAATCTAAAATTTTAAATGAGGAAAGAACATTGAATATCTATCTTCCTCAGAATTTTGATAAAACCAAATCCTATCCGGTCATTTATCTGCTGGATGGAAGCATGAATGAAGACTTTATCTCATGTTACCGGACTGATTCAGTTTTTCAATCAGATGTATTCGATGCCGGAAACAATTGTGGTAGGAATAGCCAATATTGA
- a CDS encoding alpha/beta hydrolase: MKTLSHVTGLIQFFNQMYSMPETIVVGIANIDRKRDFTFHTDLKDLQKDYPTTGHSDQFISFLEKELKPYIESQFKITDKYLFGQSLGGLLATEILLKKPELFNNYFIISPSLWWDDESLLKGANQWLAKIPDTKKFIYISVGKGEHPVMVKDAEDLYDVLKKAGKKNWTIEYKMMETDNHATILHRSLYEGLVKLFPYQEPEK; this comes from the coding sequence ATGAAGACTTTATCTCATGTTACCGGACTGATTCAGTTTTTCAATCAGATGTATTCGATGCCGGAAACAATTGTGGTAGGAATAGCCAATATTGATCGAAAAAGAGATTTTACCTTTCATACGGATTTGAAAGATCTACAGAAGGATTATCCGACAACGGGACATTCTGATCAATTCATCAGCTTTCTTGAAAAAGAATTAAAACCTTATATCGAAAGTCAATTTAAAATAACCGATAAATATTTATTTGGACAGTCATTAGGTGGATTGCTGGCGACAGAAATTTTGCTGAAAAAACCTGAGCTGTTTAACAACTATTTTATCATTAGCCCGAGTTTATGGTGGGATGATGAAAGCCTGCTGAAAGGGGCAAACCAATGGCTGGCTAAAATTCCGGATACGAAGAAATTTATTTATATTTCCGTCGGAAAAGGGGAACATCCGGTAATGGTAAAAGATGCTGAAGACCTGTATGATGTGCTGAAAAAAGCGGGAAAGAAAAACTGGACAATAGAATATAAGATGATGGAAACGGATAACCACGCCACCATTCTGCACAGAAGTTTGTACGAAGGGTTGGTGAAACTATTTCCCTATCAGGAACCGGAAAAATAA
- a CDS encoding acyltransferase: MNIYSYHGIRPIIKPSAYIHPQAVVIGNVEIGEEVYVGPNAVIRGDWGKIIVKDGANVQENCTLHVFPGIETILEESAHIGHGAIIHSGHIGRNCLVGMNAVVMDKAIIGDECIIGALAFVPANFRCEARKLIVGSPAKIIRDVSDEMIKWKTEGTRLYQELAREGKDAILPCEPFTEYVQQIPTKVVDYSIWDDVK, from the coding sequence ATGAATATCTACTCCTACCACGGCATCCGGCCCATCATCAAACCTTCTGCCTACATTCATCCGCAGGCGGTGGTTATCGGGAATGTGGAAATTGGTGAAGAAGTGTACGTTGGCCCGAATGCGGTGATCCGCGGCGACTGGGGGAAAATCATCGTGAAAGACGGCGCGAATGTTCAGGAAAACTGTACGCTGCATGTTTTTCCGGGTATTGAAACCATTCTGGAAGAATCGGCCCATATTGGTCACGGAGCCATCATCCATTCCGGACATATCGGAAGAAACTGCCTGGTGGGAATGAACGCCGTAGTGATGGACAAAGCAATTATCGGTGACGAATGTATAATTGGAGCTTTGGCTTTTGTACCCGCCAACTTCAGGTGCGAAGCCCGAAAGCTGATCGTCGGAAGCCCGGCAAAGATCATCCGTGATGTTTCCGATGAAATGATCAAATGGAAAACCGAAGGAACCCGTCTGTATCAGGAATTGGCAAGAGAAGGAAAGGATGCTATTCTTCCTTGTGAACCCTTTACGGAATATGTGCAGCAGATCCCGACAAAAGTTGTGGATTACAGCATCTGGGATGATGTGAAGTGA
- the paaZ gene encoding phenylacetic acid degradation bifunctional protein PaaZ, producing MQKLKNYIHGEWIEGTGTGIPLFNAVTGEQVAVSDTEGLNFEQALDYGRTVGYKNLSSMTFYDRGEMLKKVALYLLERKKKYYELSYKTGATHVDSWVDIEGGFGTFFTYSGLAKRMLPNTPFWVDGETQKISANGTFQGTHILTPSEGVSIQINAYNFPVWGMLEKLSTSLLAGVPSIVKPSPFGSYLTNAVFQDMIESGLLPEGAVQLVCGEPGNILDYIQDGDSVLFTGSATTGRKLKSLPSVAGNAVRFNMEADSLNCSILGLEAKPGTPEFDLFIKEVRNEMTTKAGQKCTAIRRIIVPENLVGDVRQALSKALDQTKIGNPLSRETRMGSLVGRQQYDEVLRKVNLLKTETELVYDGQHELVDADYENGAFMSPKLFFNDKPFEKNISHDVEAFGPVSTLMPYKDAEEAAALAKRGKGSLVGSIISHDEKFVAETSWKMASQHGRIFVLNRDNAKESTGHGSPLPTLMHGGPGRAGGGEEMGGLNGLHFFLQKTAIQGSPDILTAITKVYQQGAEKKYSDKHPFRKYFEEVEVGDSLETAGRTVTDADIVNFSNVSWDHFYAHTDATSLSGTIFDKTVAHGYFILSAAAGLFVSGKKGPVIANYGLENCSFFKPVYARDTITVYLTAKEKINRGVKGRNIPSGVVKWLVEVVNQREEVVCVATILTLVAKQSPFIDLNARNVQKTLNGLTENTPSQWGKMSPQQMIEHLEQAVLVSLGEPEADQCFTPEEHLEKWQDSLYNHRKMPKDFQAPFLNADGSLPEPKHKNLDAAKQSFLDNLKKFTIYYKEDPQAEHMNFVFGKLNKEMWELMHRKHFTHHFEQFGLI from the coding sequence ATGCAAAAACTAAAGAACTATATCCACGGCGAATGGATCGAAGGAACCGGAACCGGAATTCCTTTATTTAATGCCGTTACAGGAGAGCAGGTAGCCGTTTCGGATACGGAAGGGCTTAATTTCGAACAGGCACTGGATTACGGAAGAACCGTTGGATACAAAAATCTTTCGTCCATGACGTTCTACGACCGTGGGGAAATGCTGAAAAAAGTAGCGCTTTATCTTCTCGAAAGAAAGAAAAAATATTATGAATTATCTTATAAAACGGGAGCCACGCATGTGGATTCTTGGGTGGATATCGAAGGCGGTTTCGGTACTTTCTTTACCTATTCCGGACTGGCCAAGAGAATGCTTCCGAACACCCCGTTCTGGGTGGATGGGGAAACACAGAAAATTTCAGCCAACGGAACTTTCCAGGGAACACATATTTTAACGCCAAGCGAAGGGGTTTCCATACAGATCAACGCGTACAACTTCCCGGTTTGGGGGATGCTGGAAAAACTGTCGACTTCATTGCTTGCGGGTGTTCCTTCCATCGTGAAGCCTTCACCATTCGGTTCGTATCTTACCAATGCGGTGTTTCAGGATATGATCGAAAGCGGTCTGTTGCCTGAAGGGGCGGTGCAACTCGTTTGCGGCGAACCTGGAAATATTCTGGATTATATTCAGGACGGGGATTCCGTACTGTTTACCGGATCGGCAACAACGGGAAGGAAATTAAAATCGTTACCATCAGTGGCAGGCAATGCCGTTCGTTTCAATATGGAGGCGGATTCATTGAACTGTTCCATCTTAGGTTTGGAAGCGAAGCCAGGCACTCCGGAATTCGATTTGTTTATCAAGGAAGTCCGTAACGAAATGACCACCAAAGCCGGGCAGAAATGTACCGCCATCCGAAGGATCATTGTTCCTGAGAACCTGGTGGGCGATGTGCGGCAGGCTTTATCTAAAGCTTTGGACCAGACCAAAATCGGAAACCCGTTAAGCCGGGAAACAAGAATGGGATCTTTGGTTGGCAGACAGCAGTATGACGAGGTTTTAAGAAAAGTAAATTTACTGAAAACAGAAACGGAACTGGTTTACGACGGACAGCACGAACTGGTAGATGCCGATTACGAAAATGGAGCATTCATGAGCCCTAAGCTGTTCTTCAATGATAAACCTTTTGAAAAAAATATTTCTCATGATGTCGAAGCCTTCGGGCCGGTTTCTACGCTGATGCCGTACAAAGATGCGGAAGAAGCGGCGGCTTTGGCGAAAAGAGGAAAAGGAAGTCTGGTAGGGTCTATTATTTCTCACGATGAAAAATTCGTCGCCGAAACTTCATGGAAAATGGCTTCTCAGCACGGAAGGATCTTCGTTTTGAACAGGGATAATGCCAAAGAAAGCACCGGTCACGGTTCACCGCTTCCGACGCTGATGCACGGCGGCCCCGGAAGAGCAGGAGGAGGCGAGGAGATGGGCGGACTGAACGGTCTTCATTTCTTCCTTCAGAAAACAGCGATTCAGGGATCCCCGGATATCCTGACCGCGATTACCAAAGTATATCAGCAGGGTGCCGAAAAGAAATATTCCGACAAGCATCCGTTCCGGAAATATTTTGAAGAAGTTGAGGTTGGAGATTCTCTGGAAACAGCAGGAAGAACCGTTACCGATGCCGATATCGTGAATTTCTCCAACGTTTCATGGGATCATTTCTATGCCCACACCGACGCGACGAGCTTATCAGGAACTATTTTCGATAAAACGGTTGCCCACGGATACTTCATTCTTTCAGCAGCAGCAGGATTATTCGTTTCCGGAAAAAAAGGGCCGGTTATCGCGAACTACGGACTGGAAAACTGTTCGTTCTTCAAACCGGTATATGCCAGAGATACGATTACCGTTTATTTAACGGCCAAAGAAAAAATCAACCGCGGGGTAAAGGGAAGAAATATTCCTTCCGGAGTGGTGAAATGGCTGGTGGAAGTGGTCAACCAGAGAGAAGAAGTGGTTTGTGTAGCAACGATTCTTACTTTGGTAGCCAAACAATCACCGTTCATCGACCTGAATGCAAGAAATGTTCAGAAAACCCTCAACGGTTTAACAGAGAATACGCCATCACAGTGGGGGAAAATGTCTCCTCAGCAGATGATCGAGCATTTAGAGCAGGCGGTGTTGGTGAGTCTGGGAGAGCCGGAAGCCGATCAGTGCTTCACTCCTGAAGAGCATCTGGAAAAATGGCAGGATTCCCTGTACAACCACAGAAAAATGCCAAAAGATTTTCAGGCTCCGTTCCTGAATGCTGATGGATCATTGCCTGAACCGAAACATAAAAACCTGGATGCTGCAAAACAGTCATTCCTGGATAACCTGAAAAAATTCACCATCTATTACAAAGAAGATCCACAGGCCGAGCACATGAATTTCGTATTCGGAAAACTGAACAAGGAAATGTGGGAACTGATGCACAGGAAACATTTTACGCATCATTTCGAGCAGTTCGGATTAATATAA
- a CDS encoding DUF4241 domain-containing protein — protein sequence MNTTWMQQWESIKHILVCPTDLESYFTSAGILGLPVEILEIGDVSLPSGKIVVRDPLVFLDSTQKPYFVNAPKGNFPVTIAVAKFEEWGNRYAAVRVKFTDGQPVRYQEALIGNENLEGVQQDDYFGFHVDAGLACITDSEALPAFDAFVNKLNMPNLYDDYFAGLFKESYEEHPEHQRQNGDWINWTIPGTDYQIPMFATGFGDGTYPVYFGYDKNNSICGLYIQFIDIELALSDEKEDNGDDEP from the coding sequence ATGAACACTACATGGATGCAACAATGGGAAAGTATAAAACATATTCTTGTCTGTCCTACTGATCTGGAGTCTTATTTTACCTCAGCAGGAATTTTAGGTCTGCCAGTTGAAATTCTGGAAATAGGAGATGTCTCTCTACCCTCGGGCAAAATCGTGGTAAGAGATCCGTTGGTGTTTCTTGATTCAACTCAGAAACCTTATTTTGTGAATGCGCCCAAGGGAAATTTTCCGGTTACGATTGCCGTTGCAAAATTCGAAGAATGGGGCAACCGGTATGCTGCCGTCAGAGTGAAATTCACCGATGGCCAACCTGTCCGTTATCAGGAAGCGTTAATTGGGAATGAAAACCTTGAAGGCGTACAACAGGATGATTATTTCGGATTTCATGTAGATGCCGGGCTAGCCTGCATTACAGATTCGGAAGCACTTCCAGCCTTTGATGCTTTTGTAAATAAACTTAATATGCCAAATCTGTATGATGATTATTTTGCTGGCTTGTTTAAAGAAAGTTATGAGGAACATCCCGAGCATCAGAGACAAAATGGTGACTGGATCAACTGGACTATTCCGGGTACAGATTACCAGATCCCGATGTTTGCTACGGGTTTCGGTGATGGTACTTATCCCGTTTACTTCGGTTATGATAAAAACAACAGTATTTGCGGACTTTATATTCAGTTTATTGATATTGAGCTTGCTCTAAGTGATGAAAAGGAAGATAACGGTGATGATGAGCCCTAA
- a CDS encoding PaaI family thioesterase, producing the protein MTPKQVAEYMLGQDYFSQWMNIRLIEIKENYCLIEMPVKKEMINGLKTVHGGVTFAFADSALAFSSNNSGDAAVALNCVINFTKAGKEGDVFRAESILANETRKTAIYDIKITNQNDELIAKFVGTVYKIGKKVTEL; encoded by the coding sequence ATGACACCCAAACAGGTTGCAGAATATATGCTCGGTCAGGACTATTTTTCCCAATGGATGAATATCAGACTGATTGAAATTAAAGAGAACTATTGTTTAATAGAAATGCCCGTTAAAAAAGAAATGATCAACGGGCTGAAAACGGTACACGGAGGCGTTACCTTTGCCTTTGCGGATTCGGCACTGGCCTTTTCATCCAACAATTCCGGTGACGCTGCAGTAGCTCTCAACTGTGTCATCAATTTTACCAAAGCCGGAAAAGAAGGCGATGTTTTCAGGGCAGAAAGTATCCTCGCCAACGAAACCCGGAAAACAGCAATTTACGATATCAAAATCACGAATCAGAACGATGAACTGATTGCCAAATTTGTAGGGACTGTGTATAAAATAGGGAAAAAAGTAACGGAATTATAG
- the pcaF gene encoding 3-oxoadipyl-CoA thiolase — protein sequence MNNVYIIDYIRTPISKLSGGLSEVRADDLAAIVIKEIIARNPEVPVEEIEDVIFGCANQAGEDNRNVARMALLLAGLPYKIGGETVNRLCASGMSAVANAFRAIAAGEGEIYIAGGVEHMTRSPYVMSKPSTAFGRDSQMFDTTFGWRFVNPKMKEMYGVDGMGETAENLADMHQISREDQDQFALWSQQKASKAQENGRLAEEIVQVEIPQKKGEPKVFDKDEFIKPTSTMEGLAKLRPAFRKEGGTVTAGNASGMNDGAAALILASEEAVQKYGLQPIAKILGSAVAGVEPRIMGIGPVEAAQKVLKRLNLSLDDMDVIELNEAFAAQALAVTRSLGLKDDDSRVNPNGGAIAIGHPLGVSGARIIGSAAMELQKQNKKYALCTLCIGVGQGYAMVIEKV from the coding sequence ATGAACAACGTATACATTATAGACTATATCAGGACTCCCATTTCGAAATTAAGCGGAGGCCTTTCAGAAGTAAGAGCCGATGATCTGGCAGCCATTGTCATCAAAGAGATCATCGCGAGAAATCCGGAAGTTCCGGTAGAGGAAATCGAGGATGTGATCTTTGGATGTGCCAACCAGGCCGGGGAAGATAACCGGAATGTAGCGAGAATGGCCCTGCTGTTGGCCGGACTTCCATATAAAATCGGCGGGGAGACAGTTAACAGGTTGTGTGCTTCAGGAATGTCTGCCGTAGCCAATGCCTTCCGTGCGATTGCAGCAGGTGAAGGAGAAATTTACATTGCCGGCGGCGTAGAGCATATGACGCGTTCTCCGTACGTGATGTCGAAACCAAGTACTGCGTTCGGAAGAGACAGCCAGATGTTCGATACCACTTTCGGATGGAGGTTTGTCAATCCTAAAATGAAAGAAATGTATGGTGTTGATGGTATGGGTGAAACAGCGGAAAACTTAGCCGATATGCACCAGATCAGCCGTGAGGACCAGGATCAGTTTGCTTTATGGTCTCAGCAGAAAGCTTCCAAAGCACAGGAAAACGGAAGACTGGCGGAAGAAATCGTACAGGTGGAAATCCCACAGAAGAAAGGAGAACCTAAAGTTTTCGATAAAGATGAATTTATTAAACCGACTTCTACAATGGAAGGACTGGCGAAACTTCGCCCTGCTTTCAGAAAGGAAGGAGGAACGGTAACCGCCGGAAATGCTTCAGGAATGAACGACGGTGCTGCAGCATTGATTTTAGCCAGCGAAGAGGCCGTACAGAAATACGGACTTCAGCCGATCGCTAAAATTTTAGGTTCCGCCGTTGCCGGTGTGGAACCGAGAATCATGGGAATCGGTCCTGTGGAAGCTGCTCAGAAAGTTTTAAAAAGATTAAACCTGTCACTGGATGATATGGATGTCATCGAACTGAACGAAGCCTTTGCTGCCCAGGCTTTAGCGGTAACAAGATCATTGGGTTTAAAAGACGATGATTCCAGAGTAAATCCAAACGGAGGTGCCATTGCCATCGGTCACCCACTGGGAGTTTCCGGAGCCAGGATCATTGGTTCTGCCGCTATGGAATTGCAGAAACAGAATAAAAAATACGCCTTGTGTACCCTTTGTATCGGTGTAGGCCAGGGCTATGCAATGGTGATTGAAAAAGTATAA
- a CDS encoding transposase: MINTESFEFDSVYHIFSHVNGKELIFREETNYQFFLKKLMQYILPIADIYAYCLMANHFHLLVRFKAVEGVPIEDEHAYLMKHFGNFLNSYAKAFNKMYERKGALFLNAIKRRKITDEKYLLKVLHYIHNNPVNHGFVTEVALWKYSSYMAYVNSEKESKLNRNEILQYFDSVHIFENYHQSNVEYDFLDVE; the protein is encoded by the coding sequence ATGATCAATACCGAAAGCTTTGAGTTTGATTCTGTGTATCACATTTTTTCTCATGTGAACGGAAAGGAACTTATCTTTCGTGAAGAAACCAATTATCAGTTTTTCCTTAAAAAACTAATGCAGTATATATTGCCGATAGCTGATATTTATGCCTATTGTTTGATGGCTAATCATTTTCATTTATTAGTACGATTCAAGGCTGTTGAAGGTGTGCCAATAGAAGATGAACATGCTTACCTCATGAAGCATTTTGGTAATTTTCTCAATTCTTATGCAAAAGCATTTAATAAAATGTATGAGAGAAAAGGCGCTTTATTTCTGAATGCCATCAAAAGGAGAAAAATCACTGATGAGAAATATCTGCTCAAAGTGTTGCATTACATTCATAATAATCCGGTTAACCACGGCTTTGTAACAGAAGTTGCGTTATGGAAGTACTCTTCTTATATGGCTTATGTAAATTCAGAAAAAGAGAGTAAGCTAAATCGAAATGAAATATTGCAGTATTTCGATTCGGTTCATATTTTTGAAAATTATCATCAGTCTAATGTAGAATATGATTTCTTGGATGTAGAATGA